CTGCTAAGGAAAACCAGAGGCCAGTATATCCATTTGCTGCTATTGTAGGACAAGACGAGATGAAACTGTGTCTTCTGCTGAATGTGATTGATCCCAAGATTGGTGGTGTCATGATCATGGGAGATAGGGGAACTGGAAAATCCACAACCGTTAGGTCTTTGGTCGATTTGCTTCCTGAAATTAAGGTAGTTTCTGGTGACCCTTATAACTCAGACCCAGAAGATCCGGAGTCCATGGGTGCGGAAGTTAGAGAGAGCATTGTGAAGGGGGAGCAGCTTCCTGTTATCAAGACTAAGATCAACATGGTTGATTTACCCTTGGGTGCTACAGAAGATAGAGTCTGCGGGACAATTGACATTGAGAAAGCGCTCACTGAGGGAGTCAAGGCATTTGAGCCTGGCCTTCTTGCAAAAGCTAATAGAGGAATTCTGTATGTGGACGAAGTTAATCTTTTGGATGATCATTTAGTGGATGTTTTACTGGATTCTGCTGCATCGGGATGGAACACGGTGGAGAGAGAGGGTATTTCAATTTCACATCCTGCCCGGTTTATTTTGATTGGCTCGGGCAATCCAGAAGAAGGAGAGCTCAGGCCACAGTTGCTTGACCGTTTTGGAATGCACGCACAAGTTGGGACTGTGAGGGATGCGGAGCTCAGAGTGAAGATTGTTGAGGAGAGAGCTCGGTTTGACAAAAACCCTAAAGAATTTCGGGTTTCTTACGAAGCTGAGCAAGAAAAGCTTCAGGAGCAAATCGGCTCAGCTAGAAGTTATCTTCCATCTGTTCAGATTGATCAGGACCTCAAGGTGAAAATCTCCAAGGTTTGCGCAGAGTTGAATGTCGATGGATTGAGAGGAGACATAGTGACTAACAGAGCTGCAAAAGCCTTGGCTGCTCTAAAGGGAAGCGATAAGGTGTCTCCAGAGGATATTGCCACTGTCATCCCTAACTGCTTAAGACATCGTCTTCGGAAGGATCCTTTAGAGTCGATTGACTCCGGTTTACTTGTCATGGAGAAGTTCTATGAGGTGTTTAGCTGAAGGAGATACTGAAAGGcccctttcttttttaattttgttggcaagattgtttttgtttaaattctttTCCGGGTTTTAACCCATCCCGCTTTTACACGAGCACATTTAGGTTTCACCGTCATTATGTTCCGACTACTGTGTTATATTATGGTTATTTTTCAAGAAGCATGAAGCTCAGTTGAACTATCTGTATATGGATCCAATTTTTTGCCTATGGTTTCTCCTAAAGTATTTATCGTTGCACGTTGACCTTTTGGTTCATAAACTTGGTTATTATAATCGGCTTTGTACCTTGTATAAGGCGAATTTTCATGCAACGGGATGCTATTATGGTGGGATGTCAAACCAATCATGCAATGTCTTTGCCCTTCAACATTTTCACACAGCATTGCGTGATTGGAGGAATGATGATCTTTTCCAATACAAATGGACAGCAAAGTAAATATTATTGCAGGAATGATGATCGTTTCCAATACAAATCGATACAATTCGTTGAAAATAATTTACGGGATTGTCGTATTTCTATCTACAACTCTAGGAACCTTAAAACGGGGATTCTGCTCCACAAAATCTGGTGGCCGTTTGTATACAATTGATGCGGCCCTAATCAAGATACCAGCAGTTAAACCCCAGATCATGTACTTCTTGTTCTTGGTTTCGTAGTCGAAGAAATGGATCAGAAACTTGTCTCCCATCCACTCTCTCTCCTCTGACGTCCGGTTTTCATCCTGAAGCAAATGCATACACAACGATCTTCAAGAGAATCAAAAGATAACTATATAATTTGTAATCGGAGTATGAAACTAAAACGAGAGAAACCTTGAGGAACATTTCCAGGGGAGCATCGAATATCGCTTCCACTTCAGCAGGATTTGGATCAGGCTTGAATGCTTCCTTCTCGTTAAGTATGCCAATAACCGGAACAACTCTTAGTAGGTGCTGTGCACAGAAACCCAATGGTTAGCGAAATCAAGTTCCTCATCCAAAATAGTCTTTCAAGTTACAAGTCCAACACCGAAATCTGCATTGTGTACATCGACCCTAACCACTATGTACCCTATTTTTGAAGTCAACAAAAGCACTTACTCAACCAATCAGACTACTACACTGCTCTTCCCCAAGACCAACTTCCGAAATTTTGGAACGCCTTATGTGAAAACTCAGGATTCAGATACACGCGATTAAGATTCGTAAATATTAAGGACATGTACTCAACAGAACAACACAAAGCACGAATGAATACAAACTAAATGGCCGTGTCAGCCAGACACTTCTTAAGAACACCTCCAATCTACCAATATGATTACTCATTTTTCCGGAAACTGATACTCTAAGCCGTAAACTCAAACTCATTTTGCAAACACAAAGTATAAGATAACTcgatcgttaaaactcaaagttttcccttcattcgttaaaactcaaaccGTTTGTACACAAAGTATAAGATAACTCgatggttaaaactcaaagttttcaagccattttcattagttttctttctttctagtCTCAAATCAAGTTCCCAACTTTCACCTTCCAATGCCGAGAAACTAAAGCATAAATTCGCAACTTCACAAACATAATTCAACTAACCAAGTTCTGTGTCCACTCAATTGCACACATTTGAGCTCAATGAAACCAAAATTTAGAACAAATCATGATCGaactttatacctttgataGGAATGGTTCAAGAACAGTGACAACATTGACAAGCTTAGGATCCAAACCAATCTCTTCTTTCGCCTCCCTCGTCGCCGTGTCCCCGTCATCCTTATCCCCCTCCTCTGTTTTCCCACCCGGCAATGCAACTTCACCTGCAAAaacacacaaccaaaaataaaatatgaaaaaccAATCTTTCACATTGTCTTTCaattttctcgggaaacaaGCAAAGGTAACGAAAAATGCACAAACCGGAGTGAGTGGACAGCTTCGATGACCGCTTAGTGAGAATGACGCGGAGATCGCCGGCGTCCCCTTCAAAGAGGCAGACCAAGACGGCGGCTCTCTTGGGTCTGAACTTTTCTGGGTCCCGCGCAACTGGGGTGTCGGATTCAGCAAACCCCACCTGGGACACGACCTTGCCGGCGGTTTCCTCGATTCTCTGCTCCTCAATGTCGTCGGAGGAGGGCAAAGGCGGCGGCTTGTAGAGGCGGAGCTGCTGGGCCAAGGCGATGAGTCTCTGTGAGCCTCCGCATGAATTTGGCGGCTCCATGAGTAGCGGAGGCGGTGGTGATAGCCTTCTGAGGATTGAGATCATGGGCTGCTCTTCTGCATATTAATTAGGGAGAGTTTGGATTCGTTCTTAGTCCTggttggattttaattttttgaacgagatttttgaaattaatgtagtaatttatttctatgggcgttactatattttttaaattaaaaattagaaattttaattgtttatataaatgagattttaaataaaaaatcataatttgtgagattaaaaatattaaaatataaatatactattgtgtgtgtatatatataaacatgggtacattcatcaaaattaaccaaaaaatttattgtttcgaaatatgggtacattcttcaaaatcacaaaaaaaaataaaaaatattaggcttaataacattagtaaatttcttcgattaaacttgacatagatacattttaaaatcaaagaaaaaagaatgtacccataaaagttttaaaatggattagaaaaaatttgaataaattttatatatataaaaagggtacattttacatataacaaattggtatatttaagaatgagtacattttaagattaaaaagttttacatgaatgggtacatataattagcatgggtacatttagtaaaataaaaagtacaaataaaaaatatatatgggtacaaatacaaataaactttaaaaaatatgggcacaaaaagaaattaatatatgggtacaaattaaaattaaaaagaaaattggtacaagttaaaaaataattacaaattaaaaatgggtacaaagttacaaactaaaagtaaaaatatatgataaaaaaatttagtcataaatataaatatactaattgtaacatttttaacattaaatgaatatatttagaaataaaaaaaaattattattgaaataattaatgatgttattaatgcCCAATGACtttgataaaaatttaaaaaaaaataaattttaatcaatagagtaatAAAAGAATTTAATTTATCCTATTAATTATTAATAGGAGAAGTAGACGACTAGTAATTGCCGCGGCGGGATTTTGTTGCCTCGCAGTCAGCATAGGCTAATGGAGATGGTCCCAAAGTTCTCATTTGAGCTGAGCTAGGCCGGTTGACAATTTCACTCTCCCTTAACTTAcaatataattttcttttttaattcaaGTTACTTTAATTTACATTACAAAAAGGATAGTTTAATcttaacccaaaaaaaaaaaaaaaaaaaaaaacttccaccCCTTGttataataattcaatttagGGTCCTTGtttccataaaataaaaaaaaaatcaatttagggTCCCTTAATTTATAGTATCATCTTCAAAagaattatattgtattttggAGAGCGATGTTAAAAGCACCTCTAACACGACTGGCTAGCATGATAGTTAAACCGTTGGAGCTTTAATTTTCTGAGTTCTCCgttaaaataacaataaaaagcTCATTTAACTAGCCAGTGTAATATTAGAAACGAACTAAACTGAAATTATTTGTTGTTGGCTGCCTAAATCATACAAGCCACCCCAACCTCCACCCTccacaaaatattatttatatttaaatacTAACTTAATAAACCATTGGAATTATGGTCtcttaaaatttctcaaaagaTAAATGATCAAACCAAATGGATCATCAAATGAATTGGTCTGTTTCgttaaatataattatttattcgtttgataattattttgtttctagtttctaatttttagtttttccaacattaaaaactgaaatttaTTTGGTTAGTTTAAGAAAAACAATAACTcatgattaaaattttaaaattcaagtgaatatttttaatttttaattaaacattGAATGTCACATTCCGACCTGGGCTCCACCACAttctgggctcgactccgccgcagcacgatattatccgttttGGGCACCGACCATGCCCtaacggttttgtttttggaaactcacgTGAGTAGAACTtctcaatgggtcacccatgctgggaatgctctggcccctttctcacttaacttcggagttcctacggaacctgaagtcagtgaactcccaaaaagcctcgtgctaatTGAAGGTgggtatgtacatataaggcatagatgatccactccactgggcgatgtgggatctaacaatccaccccccttaggggcctgaagtcctcgtcggcacacttccggtcaGGGATTGATTATGATACCAAATTGTTACATCCCAACCTAGgctccaccacatcctgggctcgactccgccgtagcacaatattgtcctctttgggccccgaccacgccctcacggttttgtttttgggaactcacttgagccgaacttcccagtgggtcatccatcatggGAATGTTCTGGCCcttttctcgcttaacttcgaagttcctacggaacctgaagccagtgagctcctaaaaagcctcgtgctaatTGGAGGTGGGTATGTACATATAATGCATAGAGCATCTACtctcctggacgatgtgggatctaacattGAAAGTAGTcactaaataaaattttagttttcaaaaaaataaaaataaaaaatagaacgaAATAATTATCAACGCTCCCTTAATTACTTGTATGGATCAAAATCGTAAATTCTTAACGCTACATAGGTTCAATGTGCGGTTTGGGGCCCAAATCGAATCGGCCGCCCACTAACTAGCAGACCGAGCCCTAGTGCTTAAAATAATGGTTGAGAGCAGTAATACGAAGTGTGCTCCTCCCACATGCCATATACCGTCCAAAGTTGCAGCAGCAAGACAATAGTACCATTGTACCCAACTTCTTTTTCTTTAGTCCTCTCCTCTGTTGCAACTCAGCTGCTCGTGCTGTCCTTCGGTACAAACTTCTTCGGTGCAAACATTTGTACTCCTCGATCGCAAGAGCTCAACTTGGAACAGGTGGTCTTATACAAAACAAGCACTATACCTTCCAAACTTCTGTCGATATGCTAATATGGTGCAATATATTGATCTTAGTAGTTAGGGTTCACATCTTCTGGCGACTCACACTCTTGTATTGCACAGATACTGTCATGAACTTCACTACTTAGGTTTTGTAGATGATGTGATTAGGTAAATAATGGATGTGAAATTTTATCGCAAAAGACCTCATCTCAAGGAGAACTAGCAACCATTTGCATACTTTTTATGTATAATGATCTCTTCTCCGACGTGAGATAATTTGTACTTGATCGATATTTCCTAACTCTAATCTAGAGTTTAAAGGGTCCCATCGAAAAGGTGTTGTGTCTAGTTGACTAGCTTTTGAGGGTAATAGTTGCTTGTttaatatgcaaatgagacatGAACTCCTCCCAAGAAGCAACCAGACCAAACCAACACATATGATTGACAGTCACTGTCCCTTCCGTTTGTGGAATCTTTACTATATCTTGTCTATCTTTACCACTGTAGGGTTTTACTTGTGACCAGCTTTCTGAAAATCCACCAAGAAAAAAACAGTGACTCGAAGTCGATAGTGGCAGCAGAAAAGGGTTAATTAATTAAGAGGTGTGACATTTGCATCAAGTCAGAGAGTAACTAGAACTAGGGTTGGCGCCAATATTCCTGTTTCATAGAAGAGTTTGGAGCTGAACAAGAAAGAAGCAATTAGAAACCCTACTTGTCTGCATTAATGCTATGCTTAGCTTTTAGTAGGTGATCTTTATGACCTCTTTTGCTTCCTCAGACTGTGTCATCCCATCTCTATCAAACGCATCTCTCATTTCCTAAATTTTGGAGTACATGGATATTAATATACTGTATGTTGTGTGATGAGTTTAACGGCTGGATGTGTGTTGAAGATTCCGAGAAATCTCAACGGATGAACCTGAGCCACTTAAAAGACTCTGCATAATGTACATTGATGTAGAGTAGGACTCTTCATGCCTATAGTGATGGACTATTTGCACTAGTGTCTTccttaagagagagagagagagagagagagagagagaatgttacGACAAAGAGAATCAAAGAATAAGGAAGAACAGAATGAAGATTATCAGCATGTTCACTACTTGCTGCCTACTTCAAAATCGGCATTCAAGCAACCGCCGGTTGACAATGCGAGATATGAACATATTGTGAAAGTTCACGGAGGCCACATTGTCCGATCCCTGGCAAGAAAAGACCGGCACAGCAAGGTGTACACTTCGAAAGGTCCGAGAGACCGGAGGTTCCGGCTGTCAGCTCATACTGCTATACAGTTCTATGATGTCCAAGACCGCCTTGGCTACGACCGTCCGGGTAAGGCCATTGATTGGCTCATTAAGAAGTCCAAAGCAGCCATTGAAGCACTCTCTAAGTCTGAACAACCTTGCCAAGAGTACAATGATTGCACTAATACGAATGTTTTTGGTCAGCAGACTGAGCAAGAAATTGGAGAACAAAGTATGCATCAGTTTTGGAATCACCCGGAAAGCAATGGGGAACTGGAAACAATGAGCAATGTTAGTCCCATGAACAATGTCAACAATCTGAAAGAACCGGTTTTCGATCCTCACCAGTTAAGTTCATTGAACTATGCCGAAGAAGCCCTCGATTCTGCATCAAGTCTATCGGATTCCAAATTCAAGGAGATGGGATGGTTTCAAAGTTTGGTGGCTTGGAATTATAATGCAAGTGATGGAGGAGAAATCTGTCCTTACAATTCATCGCATGTATCTCTGCATTAGCCATATATCTTGTCACAATTTTTATTTGCTTCATGTCTTTTGAATTGTGTTTTTAGCtcgtgttaaaaaaaaaaattatttccatTGAAATTCTAGTCTAATCTAAATCGGATTgagttacatttttttttttggtgtcttcttctttttattttcattgaAAGTTTTGTCTAATCTAAACTACGAGAAGCGGAATTCGAAGTTGGGGCAGAGGGATAGAGCACACATCTAGATAAGAGAACAACCAGGAGTAACTTCTAATTACAGTGTGAAAAAGCACAGAATAATCCACTCCAACAAATATTTTGTGTATTTACAATATAAATACAATAATCTTTTTTCCTTTCACAATATACATTAATAAGAAGAAAGAGGGGAAAAAAGAATCATAGAAGGATGGTTCAGTCCTAAATCCAGGTCCTGCTCGATAACCCGCTACTGCACGCGCAAGCACATTACTTCCACACCACTACATGTACATGAATAAGAAACGACGCGTATTTAAACAAATGGCTCTTCCCTCATTTGTCTGCTGTTTGAGTCGATAAGATACTGAAGACATTCTTATTTAGTTTCTTTTCTACCATTGGATCGGAACCAACAAAGTCAATGTTCATTTCTGAGtgtttttttcttcagttttaATGCTCTCAGCAGTTGCCGCTGATTTTTCTTCGACAGCTGAGTAAGACAATCTccgagcctttgtagttggctTCCCATTTGATGAAGGAGGTTTAACTACAACCGAAGCTTTTGGCGTTGGTGAATTTATGTTCTTACCAACTGGGCTTGTTTGCTTACTCTGCACTTTCCTTGGACTAGGTGACTGCACACGGCTTTCCCAAGGGCGAGCAGCAATCCAGCGCTCCTTCCAGCTCCATCCCCAATTAGCTTTACCGAGTTCATAATTACCCAAGCTTTGGCTTTGACTACAGTTGGCCCTCCACTACAAATCATGGAATatgttttcaatttcaattgatTCAAGGTCAAATTTACGGGTTCTACTTCCATGCTACGTAGAATTAAATGCTACGAGAACAAATAAAGTACAAATGTGAGAAAATAGTCTACCTGATGAGAAAATGCATATGCCATAGCCCGCTCACGCTTAACTGCTGCTTCTTCTCTTTGATATATCCTTGCAAGAATTTCATCCATTGTTTCAGAACCACCACACCACTCCGCCTGTCACCGAGTAAGAAAATTAATCAATGTTATTATGAAAACAAGCATGTGTAGTCACGAGGGTCCAAGGCTGATGAGGTGATGATTCTGTAGCACGAGCGCACCAAAATTGTAAAGAAACTTGCAGAATCCTATATAAATAAGTTTTAAGTCTGGCAAGCTCACAGATGTGGTAGCTGCTGGTCTCACCTCTATGTCATGAAGTTTTGCCTCAAGTTTTTGTTGACTCTCTATTTTCTTCTGCTTGATCCGTCCTTCTGTTACCATACAGAGTCGGCGGGCTTTAACCTCAGCCTGTATTTTGCTCCATGAATGAAGATAGCTCAATGTAGTTGTAGTTTGTTTTGCAACAGGATAAGCTTGGGTCATTATTTGCAATCTTACAATCCCTTTCAAACTCCGTAAAGATTTTCTAGCCTGCAATGGGTGAAAGAAAATCTTAGGAACACCAAAACCAGCGTAACAAGACGTGCTCCTTCATGCATAAATGTCTACAATGCTCCTCATCTATCACGAAACGGCAAGTATATTTAGAACAGTTTGAGTTTTCATTTGAATcagaaaaggaaaaagctgcTATGTAATAACGTCATTCAACTTTATTACCAAATCCTCATTGCTCATCAAGATTCAAACTAAACATCATTCACTGAATAAGAAGAATGCAAAACCAGAGATGTAAAACAAAATTCCACAGGATCACCGGGTAAAGAACGCAAACAGCGttgaaattttatattttggagACTTTAGTGCACACATACATACCACATATGCACGGAAAGCAGTCTGAATCCGAATTGCAGCTATATCCTCAATTGGCAATCCAAGATTTTTACCATTCGCAAAAGTAGACTTTTTCAATTTTATGGAGTTTGATTTTCCATGAGCTGAAGATACCTGTCAGAAAATGTAATGAGGGGTGAGGAATGACAATTTCATACCAATATCAGTCTTGGAATGTTACATACAAATAACTCGCCTTTAGTACTAGTAGCAACCTACCGTTAAATCATAAACCACGCATTCACTAACATGACTAGGTTTGGTGTAAAAATCTCTGTTCATGAAGTAAAATGGTAATGTAACTCATGTATGTTACGACTGCAGCATGGATTTGTGATGCCTTCCAGTATTTATAAGATAAGCTAATTGCAGGATAGCTACGGCATAAATTAGAATTCTAAACCTCCATACACCTCATTTAAGATTTCCAAATTCCTAACCCGATTTCCTAACTTGATTTCAATTGCTGGTCACTTCACTGCTTCAAATTCATTTCGTTAACAAAAGCTAAACAATGTAAAACAATTTGGAGGCTCTATACcttcaactgttttgaactgtCGTCCTTTGATTTCTTTGTGCCGAAACATACCTTAAACCAACACCCGGAACCCATACCTGATGGTGAAACTCTGTATCCAATTTAACATAATCCTGCCAGTTAAATAAAATCACCATCAACATTAAGCAACGAACAAGGAATTAACTTTTAAGCATTCAAAAATGGCTCTCTGTTTTTTCCTTCTGAAATCAATCCAACAGTTAAAGATTAAGCTACATTATCCAGTAACACACAGATAAAAATCACAATAAGCTAACTGTTGACCAAACTATATAATCCTCACAGTACAGCCTATTCAGCCTCATTTATTCTTCTGCACTCTGCTTCGTCCCTCGGTTCTCCTTCGATGTTTATTCAATCCGAAGGCTAGAACAAGAGGGAGGAGTGCAAGACGAGAAAAAGGAAGTGCGAAAATCACTTCTTCGAAGAAAACCAGTTGAAGTCAAACATTGTAAACTGACTTCCATACCAATCTGCATTCTATAAAAAAACCCTTGTGCATTTAGCAACCAGATCCCACCCATATCTCCCAAATGCACAAAAGGGTTATCTCCAAATCATGTTGTCAACTCAAAAACTAAGACAAACAATGAAAAACCAAAGAAGACAGCATATGGGTAAGTCTCACATACCAGAGAAGCAGCTTGAAAACTCCAAGAAATCAgttttgttttgagaaatggTTGCTCAAGATTTTGGAGGAAAAAGTCCGTGTGGGGGCAGCAGTTGTAAAGGCAGCAGAAAGGAAGAAGCAAAACCCCTGAGAAAGGTGggggagatagagagagagagaataaaagGTGGGTGTGGTGGAATGTAGATTGCCATGGCCCCATCACCACCCTTTTTTCtcaccaaaaaacaaaacttataatttaaaaattaaattaaaaatcttgcaaaatacaaaattacaaatctTTTTCATATAATATCAAAATTGAATCTATTATTTTTGCCTTACTTTATTTTCTCACACCTCAATCACAGCACAGGCTCAACCAACGCTAATACAACTCAACGTGTGGGGGTGGTGGTGGTTTGGAGGATTGAGACTTCAACAAAAGCAGGCTACAGCGATTGCAGAACAAACCAACATTGGCAATTTGGCATTATCTGATCGAGATGTGCTGCCTTTTCTGTTGATCTGAAATTCGTCATCAAGCTTCAATCTTTACTAAAATAAGataccaaataataataatactccaAAATATCCAACGCATATTATATAATACACGTTGGTTAGGAAGTCAAGTTGGTTGTAGCTTCAATCTTAAAAAGTGTATATTGGTGATTTGGTGAATATATTGCAAAGAAGTCAAATGAGCATTCGTCCATGCACTTGAGATCCTGTGTTCGAATCTCTCTTCTCTTACTTTAGATGAATTTAATGTAGATTTTTCTAGAATgctgctattcacacacccaattttgtttttaattcatttgatccgacgACCAAAAATTTAGAGAGATGTGTAAAAAGTAACATGCGTGTGTTGGTAGCACTACCCTTCTTCTATtgcttgtaaaaaaaataaaaaataaaaaatttacctatTGAGGTTGTGGTGAATTTCTCATGGATTTCCAACTAAAGCTGGAGATTGGATGTGAAGTTGGAAAGTTTGGTAGGAGAtgtgaactttttttttcccgGTGATTTCAGTAAGGTTGGAGAGAAACAAATGTAGATCCACATGCTTCTACAACCCCTTTTGTGGCTTAGCACTCTTCTAGTGTGTTAAACAAGTTTATGATCAAACTATAACTGAATTCATTTATCTTTTTATCGACAACAATTGTgtataaaatttgaatttaggATCTCTTTGTTTCAAATAAAGACTGAAAAAAGCTTAGACCAAATGGTCGTTTGCAATTACATACAACTATTAATCATCGTCAACCTCTTCTTAAAACTACAAAATGTTGATTGATTTAATCTTaattaaacttttttgtgaacttaaataaattaccttTCAAAAACATGAGATTGAAATTGAAGTATTTGAATTCCAAATCCTTTTAAAGTTTTACTCCAAATCACAAGCAAATGTACCCAAgcgattaaaaaaataattaggcaATAATGCTTGCTGTTGGGCTTTTGGCCTCTCTGCGTTTGTTGCTTTTTAAGTTTAGGCCTCTCTGTGTTTGTTGGTATCCTTCAATTTGTTGTTTTTGAATTTAATGAGTATTAGTTTAGCTGCATTCACCATTTTATAAACAACAATAATTAAGGTTTATTTCATTAAGTGAAGTCGGACGTATGAATTTTGGATCACAACTGCTAAACAAGCTCTAAAGCACTCATCTAACTATTTATCATCTCGAATATTAAGAAGTCTCAAAACAATTCTCATGACCAAACAACAGCTTGAATCCTTTTGTGTCATATATGAAGCGGTGATTAGTCTGTTGGAACGCTCCGATTGAGGTCATACCATGAGGATTATCGTCAGGAATCATTGCAAAGCAAAACTCGATGTTTCCAGCTTCATTCTTCACCATATAGAAAGCATTCAACGCATCCAAATTCAGATCGGCATTGTTGTCGAAATGGAAGGTGATCCATGGAAACCCCGTAAAAGCTTGCCGGTTCGCCACCTCGTGGCACGGCTCCAAAGGCTTAAAATCGCTAGGGATCCTCCTCACGGTCGCTTCACCCATCACCGAGAACGCTGCTTCTAAACCTGCTACTAATACATCGTAAGCAGGCCTTATAAGGATCGTGAACGGCGCGCCTGAGTGAATCATAGTTCTCCCTGTTCCGTCGGGTCGAACCATGAAAACCTCCGGCGGAATGTTAAGCCTTCCCCCCATGATGCTAATTGCTAGTAAGTTCAGGTAGTATATTGGGGCGTTGTTGAATCTCCCAAGGCGGTCACACTTAGGTCGGGTTTTTCCTCTATGTCTCCACTGCACCAAATTTTAGGAACGAACTGGTGGGGCCTGCTTGTTGTTCGCGTCTCAGGCTGTACGAGAACCGAACGTCGCCTTGGCTGGGGGAGCCTGGGCTGCAAACGAGCGCGGACCAAAaccaatgaaaatgaaaaataactttaaaataatttgaaaacttcgagttttaatggtaagaacaaaataaatggtaaaatgaatagtaacatgattgattttttactgtaaaaatgtggtttttcattaaagtaaacagtactatgagcttttcgttaaagttcctaaaaaaaattgaggaaaaACATttaatttgtcaaaaaaaaaaaaa
This genomic interval from Malus domestica chromosome 05, GDT2T_hap1 contains the following:
- the LOC103434858 gene encoding magnesium-chelatase subunit ChlI, chloroplastic-like, with translation MASVLGSCSTAATLAPRRLSSRTSRTSIPSLSTCPGKSFGSKFYGGIGIHGKKRSQFHVTNVATEISPSEQAQRVAAKENQRPVYPFAAIVGQDEMKLCLLLNVIDPKIGGVMIMGDRGTGKSTTVRSLVDLLPEIKVVSGDPYNSDPEDPESMGAEVRESIVKGEQLPVIKTKINMVDLPLGATEDRVCGTIDIEKALTEGVKAFEPGLLAKANRGILYVDEVNLLDDHLVDVLLDSAASGWNTVEREGISISHPARFILIGSGNPEEGELRPQLLDRFGMHAQVGTVRDAELRVKIVEERARFDKNPKEFRVSYEAEQEKLQEQIGSARSYLPSVQIDQDLKVKISKVCAELNVDGLRGDIVTNRAAKALAALKGSDKVSPEDIATVIPNCLRHRLRKDPLESIDSGLLVMEKFYEVFS
- the LOC103434857 gene encoding nudix hydrolase 15, mitochondrial; the protein is MISILRRLSPPPPLLMEPPNSCGGSQRLIALAQQLRLYKPPPLPSSDDIEEQRIEETAGKVVSQVGFAESDTPVARDPEKFRPKRAAVLVCLFEGDAGDLRVILTKRSSKLSTHSGEVALPGGKTEEGDKDDGDTATREAKEEIGLDPKLVNVVTVLEPFLSKHLLRVVPVIGILNEKEAFKPDPNPAEVEAIFDAPLEMFLKDENRTSEEREWMGDKFLIHFFDYETKNKKYMIWGLTAGILIRAASIVYKRPPDFVEQNPRFKVPRVVDRNTTIP
- the LOC103435096 gene encoding transcription factor TCP5-like, which gives rise to MLRQRESKNKEEQNEDYQHVHYLLPTSKSAFKQPPVDNARYEHIVKVHGGHIVRSLARKDRHSKVYTSKGPRDRRFRLSAHTAIQFYDVQDRLGYDRPGKAIDWLIKKSKAAIEALSKSEQPCQEYNDCTNTNVFGQQTEQEIGEQSMHQFWNHPESNGELETMSNVSPMNNVNNLKEPVFDPHQLSSLNYAEEALDSASSLSDSKFKEMGWFQSLVAWNYNASDGGEICPYNSSHVSLH
- the LOC103408863 gene encoding protein IQ-DOMAIN 9, which codes for MGSGCWFKVCFGTKKSKDDSSKQLKVSSAHGKSNSIKLKKSTFANGKNLGLPIEDIAAIRIQTAFRAYVARKSLRSLKGIVRLQIMTQAYPVAKQTTTTLSYLHSWSKIQAEVKARRLCMVTEGRIKQKKIESQQKLEAKLHDIEAEWCGGSETMDEILARIYQREEAAVKRERAMAYAFSHQWRANCSQSQSLGNYELGKANWGWSWKERWIAARPWESRVQSPSPRKVQSKQTSPVGKNINSPTPKASVVVKPPSSNGKPTTKARRLSYSAVEEKSAATAESIKTEEKNTQK
- the LOC103435095 gene encoding aspartyl protease family protein 2-like; its protein translation is MGGRLNIPPEVFMVRPDGTGRTMIHSGAPFTILIRPAYDVLVAGLEAAFSVMGEATVRRIPSDFKPLEPCHEVANRQAFTGFPWITFHFDNNADLNLDALNAFYMVKNEAGNIEFCFAMIPDDNPHGMTSIGAFQQTNHRFIYDTKGFKLLFGHENCFETS